In one Sphingobacterium daejeonense genomic region, the following are encoded:
- a CDS encoding BlaI/MecI/CopY family transcriptional regulator → MEKLTIQEEEAMLSIWQLNGGFIREILDNLKDKETPYTTLASTIRNLEKKGYVKAVKYANAKRYEPIVVAEEYKAKFMNSFVGDYFKNSYKEMVSFFVKEEKLSQKELEEIMEMIKNNKS, encoded by the coding sequence ATGGAAAAATTAACAATACAAGAAGAGGAAGCGATGTTGTCAATCTGGCAATTGAACGGTGGTTTTATCAGAGAAATATTGGATAATTTAAAAGATAAAGAAACACCATATACAACATTGGCTTCAACAATAAGAAACCTGGAAAAGAAAGGCTATGTTAAGGCGGTGAAATATGCGAATGCTAAAAGATATGAGCCTATTGTCGTGGCCGAAGAATATAAAGCAAAATTCATGAATTCTTTCGTTGGAGACTATTTCAAAAATTCCTATAAAGAAATGGTTTCATTCTTTGTCAAAGAAGAGAAGTTAAGCCAAAAAGAACTTGAAGAAATCATGGAAATGATCAAAAACAATAAATCCTAA
- a CDS encoding T9SS type A sorting domain-containing protein — translation MKLELRKISKLAICTLCLSVGMGSFVQASNSSVSPESTVISSPDFSAFDKLGPKKDEDNDKLINNVKVFYNPISEQISVTFKLAKVNNISIKVMDALGNEVLGLHNGSLDAGMQSLSFDTQNKLADGFYFVRVSGGSETIVKRISIKN, via the coding sequence ATGAAATTAGAATTAAGGAAAATATCAAAACTTGCTATCTGCACACTATGCCTTTCTGTAGGTATGGGAAGCTTTGTGCAAGCCTCTAATTCATCTGTTTCTCCTGAATCAACGGTAATTTCTAGTCCTGATTTTTCAGCTTTCGATAAGCTTGGTCCTAAAAAGGATGAAGACAATGATAAGCTGATCAATAATGTTAAGGTTTTTTACAACCCTATCTCTGAACAGATTTCCGTAACATTCAAGCTCGCAAAGGTAAACAATATTTCTATCAAAGTAATGGATGCTTTGGGAAATGAAGTTTTAGGTCTTCACAATGGCAGCTTAGACGCGGGAATGCAAAGCCTAAGCTTCGATACCCAAAATAAACTTGCAGATGGTTTCTATTTCGTAAGAGTATCCGGAGGATCAGAAACAATCGTTAAGAGAATTTCAATCAAGAACTAA
- a CDS encoding KUP/HAK/KT family potassium transporter, with protein MSGDHKQNLQRLSWSGLLISLGIIFGDIGTSPLYVFKAIFNKGEIQEIMIYGGLSCIFWTLTLQTTIKYVIITLNADNKGEGGILSLYSLVRKRAKWLIIPAIIGGSTLLADGMITPAITISSAVEGIAIKNPGFPTIPVVVLIISLLFVIQRFGTNIVGRVFGPLMFIWFSTIGVLGFSYLHHSPEIWKALNPYYAYELLANYPNAWFIIGAIFLCTTGAEALYSDMGHCGKANIRISWIFVKLMLIFNYFGQGAWLLEHVGTQMGEINPFYAIMPDWFIIWGVTIATIAAIIASQAMISGSFTLIAEAVRLNIWPKVAIRYPSDHKGQIYVPSVNLILYLGCMLIILIFRESSNMEAAYGLAINLTFIMTTILMTVFMIRKRINPFLIGLFATVYTIIELAFLVGNISKIAHGGWLTLLLALTLFVVMYSWYGARKIKNSFVKFINIRDYFPILSELSEDKTVPLFSSHLVYLTSANNINEVEAKITYSIINKKPKRADVYWLVHVDVMDNPHTREYKVTQLIPGKLIRIDFHLGFREEQKISLLFRKVVEDMVKKGEIDITSNYETLKKHNIPGDFNFVVLEKVFSKTHFLKWNEKIILEIYKILKKFSLSEEKGFGLDSSFVTLERVPLTIPNTEEVKLTRL; from the coding sequence ATGTCAGGAGACCATAAGCAGAACCTTCAGCGCCTTAGCTGGTCAGGTTTATTAATCAGTTTAGGTATCATTTTCGGAGATATCGGAACCTCTCCCCTCTACGTTTTCAAAGCAATTTTTAACAAAGGTGAAATACAGGAAATCATGATCTATGGAGGTCTATCTTGTATTTTTTGGACCCTGACTCTTCAAACCACCATTAAGTACGTTATCATTACGCTTAATGCGGACAACAAAGGTGAAGGTGGTATTCTTTCTCTTTACTCCTTGGTCAGGAAAAGGGCAAAATGGCTAATCATCCCCGCCATCATTGGTGGAAGTACCTTGTTGGCAGACGGTATGATCACCCCTGCCATTACCATTTCTTCGGCCGTGGAAGGTATAGCCATTAAGAACCCCGGTTTTCCAACCATTCCGGTAGTTGTTCTGATCATCTCATTGCTTTTTGTCATACAACGGTTTGGGACCAATATCGTTGGGCGTGTATTTGGACCCTTAATGTTTATCTGGTTTTCAACCATTGGGGTTTTAGGATTCTCTTACCTTCACCATTCACCCGAAATTTGGAAAGCTTTGAATCCGTATTACGCTTATGAGCTTCTAGCCAACTATCCAAACGCTTGGTTCATTATCGGTGCCATATTTCTGTGTACCACAGGTGCTGAGGCGCTTTACTCAGATATGGGACATTGTGGAAAGGCAAATATCAGAATCAGTTGGATCTTTGTTAAACTGATGTTGATATTCAACTATTTTGGTCAAGGTGCATGGCTATTAGAACATGTAGGCACACAGATGGGTGAAATCAATCCATTCTACGCCATCATGCCAGATTGGTTTATTATCTGGGGGGTAACCATTGCAACTATTGCGGCAATTATTGCCAGTCAGGCCATGATTTCAGGTTCATTTACCCTTATTGCGGAGGCAGTACGTTTAAATATTTGGCCGAAAGTTGCCATTAGATATCCTAGTGACCATAAAGGCCAGATTTACGTTCCTTCTGTGAACTTGATATTATACTTGGGCTGTATGTTGATTATTTTGATCTTCAGGGAATCTAGCAACATGGAAGCTGCATATGGTCTTGCCATAAACTTAACTTTTATCATGACCACGATACTGATGACCGTGTTTATGATCAGAAAGAGAATCAATCCATTCTTGATAGGTCTTTTTGCTACTGTCTACACTATAATCGAATTAGCTTTCTTAGTGGGTAACATCAGTAAAATTGCTCATGGTGGTTGGTTAACCTTACTATTGGCATTGACTCTATTTGTTGTGATGTACAGCTGGTATGGAGCAAGAAAAATCAAAAACAGCTTCGTTAAATTCATTAATATCCGAGATTACTTCCCTATTCTTTCTGAATTAAGTGAGGATAAAACCGTACCGTTATTTTCATCACATCTCGTTTATTTAACGAGTGCCAATAACATCAATGAGGTGGAAGCGAAAATCACCTATTCCATCATCAATAAAAAACCAAAAAGAGCAGATGTATATTGGTTGGTGCACGTTGATGTCATGGACAACCCGCACACAAGAGAATATAAAGTAACTCAGTTGATTCCAGGAAAGTTAATACGTATTGATTTTCACTTAGGATTTCGCGAAGAACAAAAGATCAGTCTTCTTTTCCGTAAGGTGGTAGAAGATATGGTTAAAAAAGGTGAAATTGATATTACGAGCAATTACGAAACCCTGAAAAAACACAATATCCCTGGAGACTTTAACTTTGTAGTTCTTGAAAAGGTATTCTCGAAAACTCATTTCTTGAAATGGAATGAAAAGATAATCCTTGAAATCTATAAGATATTGAAGAAATTCAGTCTTTCCGAGGAAAAGGGATTTGGACTCGACAGTAGTTTTGTGACTTTGGAAAGAGTGCCATTAACCATACCGAATACGGAAGAAGTCAAACTGACTAGATTATAA
- a CDS encoding amino acid permease → MANRLFRKKSVDQILSDAEHGGSGLAKILGVRDLVSLGIAAIVGAGIFSTIGLASYNGGPAVSLLFVFVAFACVFTALSYAQFASTVPVSGSAYTYAYVAFGELFAWIIGWALVLEYAVSNMVVAISWSQYFVSMLEGFGIHLPKWMTMAPGYALDAQQKFLEVGIENMEKIDKVALEAYQSAPRILDIPIILDIPAGLITFFVTWLVYIGIKESRRASNIMVLIKIGIILAVIIGGIFFVKPENWVPFAPNGIGGVMSGVAAVFFAFIGFDSISTTAEECKNPQRDLPKAMIYCLLICAVLYVAITLVLTGMVNYKELNVKDPLAYVFEYVGFDHMAGIISVTSVIAITSALLVFQLAQPRIWMTMSRDGLLWKKFATIHPKYKTPSFATIVTGIVVAIPALFFKMDFFVDLTSVGTFFAFILVCCGVLYMDYSGISKKSKFKVPYINGKYIVGISLIIGLVLAIRFSGESISDWMSMGSSAILLHKSLVIVFWLAWLVLSVMSFKYNFSLLPVMGILINLYLMSELGASNWIIFILWLIAGLVIYFGYGYKHSKLRTRED, encoded by the coding sequence ATGGCTAATAGACTTTTCCGAAAGAAAAGCGTAGATCAGATTCTTTCAGACGCTGAACATGGCGGTTCTGGATTAGCAAAAATTTTAGGAGTACGGGATTTAGTGTCCCTTGGTATAGCTGCCATCGTGGGCGCTGGAATTTTCAGCACCATAGGTCTTGCAAGTTATAACGGCGGCCCGGCAGTGTCTCTACTCTTTGTTTTTGTTGCTTTTGCTTGTGTGTTTACAGCACTTTCATATGCGCAATTCGCCAGTACAGTACCTGTATCTGGAAGTGCTTATACCTATGCATATGTAGCATTCGGTGAATTGTTCGCATGGATCATAGGATGGGCACTCGTCCTCGAATACGCAGTTTCCAATATGGTAGTTGCAATTTCATGGTCACAATATTTTGTTTCCATGCTCGAAGGATTTGGGATACATCTGCCCAAATGGATGACAATGGCACCAGGTTATGCCCTAGATGCTCAACAAAAATTCCTAGAAGTAGGGATAGAAAACATGGAGAAAATTGATAAAGTTGCATTAGAAGCTTATCAATCTGCTCCTAGAATTCTAGATATTCCAATCATCCTCGATATCCCTGCTGGATTGATAACATTCTTTGTTACCTGGTTGGTTTATATAGGGATCAAGGAATCTAGGCGCGCCAGCAATATCATGGTATTAATCAAAATAGGGATTATTTTGGCCGTGATTATAGGCGGTATATTCTTTGTTAAACCTGAAAACTGGGTGCCATTTGCACCGAATGGGATTGGAGGTGTGATGAGTGGGGTAGCCGCGGTATTCTTTGCATTTATTGGTTTTGACTCCATATCTACAACGGCTGAAGAATGTAAAAATCCACAACGTGATTTGCCAAAAGCAATGATTTATTGTTTGTTGATTTGTGCTGTATTGTATGTGGCCATTACATTGGTATTAACCGGTATGGTGAATTATAAAGAACTGAACGTAAAGGATCCATTGGCTTATGTATTCGAGTATGTAGGGTTTGACCATATGGCCGGAATTATTTCTGTAACTTCCGTGATAGCTATTACGAGTGCATTGTTAGTCTTCCAATTGGCACAACCAAGGATTTGGATGACCATGAGTAGGGACGGACTGCTTTGGAAAAAGTTTGCAACTATCCATCCAAAATATAAAACTCCATCATTTGCAACTATAGTTACCGGTATTGTTGTCGCTATTCCAGCATTGTTTTTTAAAATGGATTTCTTTGTCGATTTAACTTCCGTAGGTACATTCTTTGCATTTATTTTAGTGTGCTGCGGAGTGCTGTATATGGATTATTCTGGTATATCAAAGAAGTCTAAATTCAAAGTTCCTTACATCAACGGTAAATATATTGTAGGCATTAGTTTGATTATAGGATTGGTTCTGGCAATTCGTTTCAGTGGAGAATCTATTTCTGATTGGATGAGCATGGGATCATCGGCTATATTGCTGCATAAATCGTTGGTTATAGTGTTTTGGTTAGCTTGGTTGGTTCTGAGTGTGATGAGCTTTAAATACAATTTCTCCTTGCTGCCGGTTATGGGGATTTTAATCAACTTATATCTGATGTCAGAATTGGGTGCCAGCAACTGGATTATCTTTATCCTGTGGCTGATCGCTGGATTAGTGATCTATTTTGGATATGGATACAAACATTCGAAGCTGAGAACGAGAGAAGATTAG
- a CDS encoding DUF4397 domain-containing protein codes for MVHLEELNQQDFAGISAFNAIEGTENLQLLVDDKVINRTDENFQTGGYLNPRTIFPGDRKLSLISPKGHIYYKGGIKTVASKFYSIFFYGQLNATVMTAEDDFIKPANGKQKVRVVNLVSEGNLKLSYNYLNSQESYDFKERVLAYKEYASNEKITFNLSSTDGKYEAVKFEFDGDDQSINTIVFYTDINKETSKREVKYKIIENK; via the coding sequence ATGGTTCACCTGGAAGAACTTAACCAACAAGATTTTGCTGGAATTTCCGCATTTAATGCTATCGAAGGCACTGAAAACCTACAGTTATTGGTAGATGATAAAGTCATCAACAGAACAGATGAGAATTTTCAAACTGGAGGTTATTTAAATCCTAGAACAATTTTTCCAGGCGATAGAAAATTAAGTCTCATTAGTCCGAAAGGCCATATTTATTACAAAGGGGGAATAAAAACAGTTGCTTCTAAATTTTATAGCATCTTCTTTTATGGTCAATTAAATGCTACTGTTATGACTGCGGAGGATGATTTTATTAAACCTGCAAATGGAAAGCAGAAAGTGAGAGTAGTTAATTTAGTTTCGGAAGGAAATCTTAAATTAAGTTATAACTATTTGAACTCACAAGAATCCTATGATTTTAAAGAAAGAGTATTAGCTTATAAAGAATATGCATCCAATGAAAAAATAACTTTTAATTTATCATCAACAGACGGTAAATATGAAGCTGTAAAGTTTGAGTTTGATGGTGATGACCAATCGATCAATACCATTGTTTTCTATACGGATATCAATAAGGAAACATCAAAACGAGAAGTAAAATATAAAATCATAGAAAATAAATAA
- a CDS encoding LolA family protein, which yields MMMKFMYLLVALFSATFAFGQNAKTILDQVSKKYDGYSTIQSDFTFKAAQSNGENYTDKGQLFLNKTANQYKITLPSQDLISDGKSTWSVLKQDKEVQVSDADNSSQAIGPNNIFTFYKNGYKIGSAKSESAGSAGKLTAIDLTPEDTKSNYSKIQVRVNKNTHIHDVTIFDKSGAKYTYTINTLYVNSPIANTAFQFNKAKYPGFEVVDLR from the coding sequence ATGATGATGAAATTTATGTATTTATTGGTTGCCTTATTCAGTGCAACATTTGCATTCGGGCAAAATGCCAAAACAATTTTGGATCAGGTGTCCAAAAAATATGATGGGTATAGCACCATTCAATCAGACTTTACATTCAAAGCAGCACAAAGCAATGGTGAAAACTATACTGACAAAGGACAATTGTTTTTAAATAAAACTGCAAATCAGTATAAGATTACTTTACCATCTCAGGATTTAATTTCTGATGGAAAATCCACGTGGTCCGTACTGAAACAAGATAAGGAAGTACAGGTCTCAGATGCTGACAATAGCAGCCAAGCAATTGGTCCTAATAACATATTCACTTTTTACAAAAATGGATATAAAATTGGATCTGCTAAGAGTGAATCAGCTGGTTCAGCGGGTAAATTAACCGCTATTGATTTAACACCAGAAGATACGAAGAGTAACTACTCAAAAATTCAAGTTCGTGTAAACAAAAACACACATATCCATGATGTGACTATATTTGATAAATCAGGTGCAAAATATACCTATACCATCAACACATTATATGTAAATAGTCCTATTGCTAATACTGCATTTCAGTTTAACAAAGCAAAATATCCTGGGTTTGAAGTAGTGGATTTACGTTAA
- a CDS encoding RagB/SusD family nutrient uptake outer membrane protein: protein MKWQMGELPILGYADANHLQPIINPASGYDPMKPYEGRDPRFYASIYYNGADRNLAGSLIQTYVGGAEGISTTDRRYTRTGYYLRKFNNHRSGASNNSDGAVRLFRLAELYLNFAEAAYQSVGADVKVNDSNLGLSAREALNAIRKRAGMPDLKTGMTKEDFEKRYRNERRIELAFEEHRYFDVRQMGKFLVLPTNS, encoded by the coding sequence ATGAAATGGCAAATGGGGGAACTCCCAATTTTGGGTTATGCTGATGCAAATCATCTACAACCCATTATAAATCCAGCATCTGGTTATGATCCAATGAAACCTTATGAAGGTCGAGATCCACGTTTCTATGCTTCGATTTATTATAACGGCGCTGATAGAAACCTTGCCGGCAGCTTGATTCAAACCTATGTTGGAGGAGCGGAAGGTATTTCTACCACAGATAGAAGATATACTAGAACAGGATATTATTTAAGGAAATTCAACAATCATCGCTCTGGAGCAAGTAATAATTCTGATGGCGCAGTACGATTATTCCGTCTTGCTGAGTTGTACCTGAATTTTGCTGAGGCAGCTTATCAATCTGTTGGTGCTGATGTAAAAGTGAATGATTCAAATCTAGGATTAAGTGCAAGAGAGGCTCTGAATGCTATTAGAAAAAGAGCGGGCATGCCGGATCTAAAAACCGGGATGACAAAGGAGGATTTTGAAAAAAGATATCGGAATGAACGACGTATCGAATTGGCATTTGAGGAGCATCGTTATTTTGATGTCCGCCAGATGGGAAAATTCTTAGTACTACCGACAAATTCGTAA
- a CDS encoding RagB/SusD family nutrient uptake outer membrane protein: protein MKLHKNIFYSLLLICFSTSCNKQLDLPSDGRISMDQVFSDYNRTRGYLNSCYGHAPAPNIIRSSYSDEAQDADDVIDGSQYIMWYGGNITTSTFPMYSPDGAPWTGLYEGIRKCNVFLENIKTATVYVGDEEKAGWIAQAHTLRALYYLQLIKRYGSGPLFDAPLPLDHDFSQDKKSSFSEIVTFILKDCDEALKVPDTRDGFSWAIYDNQFGKMSRAIAYAIKSQAVTYAASPLWSDGTYTWEDATKITAEALAQCLANDYELFANKPEAGIAQNPYALYFITSSNDQRAVDKETIYQLGGQLQVWKNAGLPTNPGMERAGPNPTQELVDSYEMANGGTPNFGLC from the coding sequence ATGAAACTACATAAAAATATCTTTTACTCATTGCTTCTGATATGTTTTTCAACATCATGTAATAAGCAATTGGATTTACCAAGTGATGGTAGAATCAGTATGGATCAGGTATTCAGTGATTACAATAGAACGAGAGGGTATCTGAATTCTTGCTATGGACATGCCCCAGCTCCAAATATTATAAGATCATCATATAGTGATGAAGCTCAGGATGCTGATGATGTAATTGATGGTTCACAATACATCATGTGGTATGGTGGGAATATTACAACTTCTACTTTCCCCATGTATTCTCCTGACGGAGCTCCTTGGACAGGTTTGTATGAAGGAATAAGAAAGTGCAATGTCTTTTTGGAAAACATAAAGACAGCAACCGTATATGTTGGGGATGAGGAAAAGGCAGGTTGGATTGCTCAAGCTCATACTTTAAGGGCATTGTATTATTTACAGTTAATAAAACGATACGGATCTGGACCCTTATTTGATGCTCCATTACCTTTGGACCATGACTTCTCTCAGGATAAAAAATCTTCTTTTTCGGAGATCGTAACTTTTATTCTGAAAGATTGTGATGAGGCCTTAAAAGTTCCTGATACCAGAGATGGTTTTTCATGGGCAATCTATGATAATCAATTTGGCAAAATGTCTAGGGCAATAGCTTATGCAATCAAATCTCAAGCAGTTACTTATGCAGCTAGCCCATTATGGTCTGATGGAACCTATACATGGGAGGATGCAACAAAAATCACGGCAGAAGCCTTAGCACAATGTCTTGCCAATGATTATGAATTGTTTGCAAATAAGCCTGAGGCGGGCATAGCCCAGAATCCCTATGCCTTATATTTTATTACTTCCTCAAATGACCAACGTGCTGTTGATAAAGAAACAATTTATCAATTGGGTGGTCAATTGCAAGTTTGGAAAAATGCTGGCTTGCCTACAAATCCGGGAATGGAACGAGCAGGGCCAAATCCTACTCAAGAATTAGTGGACAGCTATGAAATGGCAAATGGGGGAACTCCCAATTTTGGGTTATGCTGA
- a CDS encoding TonB-dependent receptor: MKLSDFVNFNKSYLRLRNLELGYTLQRESTKKIGFDQIRIVLSGQNLFTWDKMKTKDFGPEGSGYMTFPVYRVYSFGVNLML, from the coding sequence ATGAAGCTAAGCGATTTTGTCAATTTCAATAAGTCATACCTCAGATTGAGAAACCTGGAGTTGGGCTATACCTTGCAAAGAGAGTCTACCAAGAAAATAGGATTTGATCAAATCCGGATTGTACTGTCTGGACAAAACTTATTTACTTGGGATAAGATGAAAACCAAAGATTTTGGCCCTGAAGGGAGTGGATATATGACTTTCCCGGTATATAGAGTATATAGTTTTGGGGTAAATCTCATGTTGTAG
- a CDS encoding TonB-dependent receptor, translated as MAYGLFQDLTKANTNAPELLPYKRLSTGAQLVYNYDDRYVLKGVFGYSGSEQYARSHRYLFTPAVAASWIASNESFMESTSGWLSLLKFRGSWGKTANDQSGLQRYAYLDQITQQSGGPIGYLQYLITERQTGNPNIQAEVSTKANFGLDLGLFNSITFSADIFKEKMENMVVGAVSTIPSYQGIPLSNYPRLNQGIFENKGYELTLRYDKRLNDKLSFYVEGMFSKNHNTIISWNEAQRTEDFQYRLREEGYSYGQQFGYLVDYSQGNGFFNSQAEIDAAGLDYGFGAVRVGDLRYQDLNADGIIDERDQGPVGDGMVPRVTYAFSGGLKYSAFDMNFIFQGIGDYSRIMMGPGIWETTNGGMYTALHQNAWTAERYANGETITWPALSTEKSVNHEAKRFCQFQ; from the coding sequence ATGGCTTATGGATTGTTCCAAGACCTGACCAAAGCCAATACCAATGCACCTGAACTGTTGCCATACAAACGTCTTAGTACTGGTGCGCAATTGGTTTACAATTACGATGACCGTTATGTCTTAAAAGGAGTGTTTGGCTATTCAGGTTCTGAACAATATGCTCGTTCACATCGGTATTTGTTTACTCCTGCGGTAGCAGCCAGCTGGATCGCGAGCAATGAATCCTTTATGGAATCAACTTCCGGGTGGTTGAGCCTTTTGAAATTTAGGGGATCTTGGGGGAAAACTGCGAATGATCAGAGTGGGTTACAACGATACGCCTATTTGGATCAGATCACGCAACAATCAGGTGGACCAATAGGTTATTTGCAATATTTAATCACCGAAAGACAAACCGGTAACCCAAATATACAAGCTGAAGTCTCTACAAAAGCAAATTTTGGTCTCGACCTCGGACTTTTTAATTCAATTACATTCTCTGCTGATATTTTCAAAGAGAAGATGGAAAATATGGTTGTAGGAGCGGTTTCTACCATTCCTTCCTATCAAGGGATTCCTCTTTCAAATTATCCAAGATTAAATCAGGGGATTTTCGAAAACAAAGGTTATGAATTGACCCTTCGATACGACAAAAGATTAAATGATAAGCTCTCATTTTATGTTGAAGGGATGTTCTCAAAAAACCATAATACAATTATTAGTTGGAACGAGGCGCAGCGTACGGAAGATTTTCAATACCGTCTCAGAGAAGAAGGATATTCATATGGTCAACAGTTTGGATACTTAGTTGACTATAGCCAAGGAAATGGATTTTTCAATTCTCAAGCTGAAATTGATGCTGCAGGTTTGGATTATGGATTTGGTGCAGTTCGGGTTGGTGACTTAAGGTATCAGGATTTGAATGCCGATGGGATCATTGATGAGAGAGACCAAGGACCTGTTGGTGACGGTATGGTGCCAAGAGTAACTTATGCATTTTCAGGAGGATTGAAATATAGTGCTTTTGACATGAACTTTATTTTCCAAGGAATCGGGGATTATTCAAGAATCATGATGGGTCCAGGGATTTGGGAAACTACGAATGGAGGCATGTATACAGCATTACATCAAAACGCTTGGACTGCTGAGCGCTATGCTAATGGAGAAACAATAACATGGCCAGCATTGTCTACAGAAAAATCAGTTAACCATGAAGCTAAGCGATTTTGTCAATTTCAATAA
- a CDS encoding TonB-dependent receptor plug domain-containing protein codes for MSRANTDLFVRGISAARSGDPLVMIDGIPTSYNSNQSLEYISPNEIESITILKDASTQAIYGIQGANGVIVVKTKRGKKGPVEIKARLDQSFQQVTTKPLMYNALQYAEFSNQAGVNDGLGPFSQFSEDIVSHYRTGDSPELYPSNNWYDKYFKDFASMQRLGVNITGGNDKVTYFSNLNFMHQGGYFNTESKDYDANPKNIWVNYRSNVDIQFNNYLSGFLRLSGNVKREHVPGGASNDATYASMFLMPPTTYEPLTPVIKDENGVELPGSGQVVVTDRVDQSTYGILNRTGYYNHTVTNISSQFGLNLDMSFLTQGLNLSGVFAYQTNSVGSLATTQNYERYIRSDNWDELEFSKKGEQNNTPLAYGKSHSYYYHLTYKGQLDYSRVFW; via the coding sequence TTGTCAAGAGCGAATACCGACCTATTTGTCCGTGGAATATCCGCTGCAAGAAGTGGTGACCCTTTGGTCATGATTGATGGAATTCCTACTTCTTATAATAGTAATCAATCCTTGGAATATATCTCTCCAAATGAAATTGAATCCATTACCATACTGAAGGATGCTTCTACGCAAGCTATATATGGTATTCAGGGCGCAAATGGCGTGATAGTGGTCAAAACAAAAAGAGGGAAAAAAGGTCCTGTGGAAATTAAAGCCAGATTAGATCAATCTTTTCAACAAGTCACTACCAAACCATTAATGTACAATGCCCTCCAATATGCTGAGTTCAGTAATCAAGCCGGGGTTAATGATGGATTAGGTCCTTTCAGTCAATTTTCTGAAGATATCGTTTCACATTATCGTACAGGTGATTCTCCGGAATTATATCCTAGCAATAATTGGTATGACAAATATTTCAAAGATTTTGCTTCCATGCAAAGATTAGGTGTGAATATCACAGGCGGAAATGATAAAGTAACCTATTTTTCAAATTTGAACTTTATGCATCAAGGTGGCTATTTTAATACCGAATCTAAAGACTATGATGCTAATCCAAAAAATATTTGGGTAAATTATCGTTCCAATGTAGATATTCAATTCAATAATTATTTGAGTGGTTTTTTAAGATTAAGTGGGAATGTCAAGAGAGAACATGTGCCTGGCGGAGCATCCAATGATGCAACTTATGCAAGTATGTTTCTCATGCCTCCAACTACCTATGAACCATTGACACCAGTTATAAAAGATGAAAATGGTGTAGAGCTACCAGGTAGCGGACAAGTAGTTGTCACAGATCGTGTTGATCAATCAACTTATGGAATACTTAATAGAACTGGATATTACAATCATACTGTAACCAATATCAGTTCACAATTTGGTTTGAACCTTGATATGAGTTTCTTGACTCAAGGGCTTAACCTTTCAGGTGTATTTGCCTATCAAACCAATTCTGTTGGAAGTTTAGCCACCACTCAGAATTATGAAAGATATATCCGTTCTGATAATTGGGATGAATTGGAATTTTCAAAAAAAGGAGAACAAAACAATACACCGTTAGCCTATGGTAAATCACATTCTTATTATTATCATTTAACCTATAAGGGACAGCTTGATTATTCCAGGGTTTTTTGGTGA
- a CDS encoding carboxypeptidase-like regulatory domain-containing protein, with protein MKNFRTYFKLSLLVFLCNILQLQVLAQESTVMLSGKVLDEQQNPIKEVIISSQNNKIGTSTNWEGTFDLEIPLSIEELKFERIGYSTQIVNIQGGDSTLIVVLKTDNHQLDKIIDLGYSNTTFGDLTGAVSIVQGDVLERHPVANLSQTFAGRLAGLTTQETFF; from the coding sequence ATGAAAAATTTTCGAACATATTTTAAGTTGAGCCTCCTTGTGTTTTTATGTAACATCTTACAGCTACAGGTTCTTGCACAAGAATCTACTGTAATGTTGTCGGGGAAAGTTCTTGATGAACAACAAAACCCGATCAAGGAAGTTATCATTTCAAGTCAAAACAATAAAATAGGAACTTCCACAAACTGGGAAGGAACATTTGATCTTGAAATTCCGTTAAGTATTGAGGAATTAAAATTTGAAAGAATAGGCTATTCAACACAAATAGTAAATATCCAAGGAGGAGATAGCACCTTGATTGTGGTGTTAAAAACCGATAATCATCAATTGGATAAAATTATTGATCTAGGGTATAGTAACACGACCTTTGGAGACTTAACAGGCGCAGTTTCTATTGTGCAAGGTGATGTACTAGAAAGACATCCAGTTGCTAATCTGAGTCAAACATTTGCTGGACGTCTTGCTGGATTAACAACACAAGAAACGTTTTTCTGA